The window GTTTGCCAGTTCTTAACATCCCTGTGAGAGCCGCTCTATTATAAATCCAAAACATATTTATATGGTTTGCCACTTTAACTTATCATGAATCCTATCATAAATCTCACctttaaaatattcaataataacaTACAAAATCTAATTATCAAAAATTTCTAACAACTAAAAACTTTGTTTGAGATTATGGTAGTAATGATGGTTCAAAGTATGTTttgattagaaatatattaaaataaagttttttttttatttttttagaaattagacatcatcacattaaaacgatccgaaaacataaaaaaaatttcattttaaacaaaaaaatatttaaaatttttaaaaacatggtttgttttaatgtgctgatgtcaataATAACATACAACATCTAGTCATAAAAAATTGCTAACAACTAAGGctttgtttgagattgtggtagcggtgacgattcaaagtgttttttgcttagaaatgcattaaaataaagtttttttattttttaaaaattatttttgagatcaacacatcaaaacaatctaaaaacataaaaaaaatttattttaaacaaaaaaaatataaaaaaatttcagaaacttAATTTGCAGCGCATTTCAAAATACATCCAATTGTTAGACTCTGCAGGTTGACACCTAatgtcataaaaaagaaaacccattgGATTTTAcgtatgaaaagaaaagaaaaagaaatgtgaacaattgaagataaaaaaacaagtatttcaaatttttttttttaacaataatatatgaAGATCTGGTGCATAATTTAACTAACTGAGTCCTGGCCTCGACCAAATACTCTGGCTTCTTCTTCCCGCAAGCTATCCACAGAGCCATTTCACGAATCATGTCATGCATTTTCTCATCTCTGCCTTCATCTTCCAGTAAGCATTATTGAGTGAGACTGTCATTGATGTTGTAACCTTCAATTCGAGCCCCTCATACATCTCCATATTCACCCAAAAATCCCTCCCATGGCCAACCAATAATCTAATTCCGGGAAGAAAGCACAATACAGGAAACCACATTTAACTTCGTTGCTGTGAAGCCTATCATAACCAAGCTTCAGCAGAGCAAGGTCCTGATAGGAAGTACCTGGAAATTCTGAGGTGGCCTTACTTCTGGTCAGGACCCTGAGACGCCACTACCCATATAACGAAATCGAAATGGAGCTGTGAGTTGAGCAAGCTGTTGCAGAATTGAGTCAAGAGAGCAGTCTTGAGAAAGATTGACATCCTGCAAACCCACGACAACAATGAGATATATGAGAAAGCAGTGAAAATTTTGGAGAGATACTGGGCTGAGGAAGAAGATGGAGAACCAATTGTCCAAGATGGTGGGGATGGAAATCAGCAAGGTTTTGCTTTTGGAACTAACCAGCCTAGCGTTCCTCAAGGTGGCTTCAAGTTTGGGTGAACGCACTCTCTAGctttttgtagattttttcaCTTGCTTTGAAATTTTCAACACTATATGTTCGTTGCTGCCAAGGCTCAGAATTTTTGGTCTGGCACATAGGGTTTCAGTAATCGATGGAAACTgtcaaaaaaatgttaaaacttTAGGACTCCACCTTGGAATTTCTCGAGTTGAATTGTAAAATTGCATGCCAAATTGATGGAAAAGTGATCTTTGTGATTGTCTTGATATGGAATTAGACTTGTGCTGATGATATATGATGAATTCTTATATATTGAGAGCATCAGACTTGTTCCGAATTGGCTGGTTTCTGATGTAGCTAGAGCAAATTTATCTGATGTAGCCACTGAAAATGTAGCTGCTATGGATTGTGCATCATCTTTTCAACTTACATCTCGAATGGATGAGATGTTTGAGCCTGCTGCAATGAATGCAATGTGAAAAAAACTGCTGCAGCTTGGAGGCAGTAGCATTGAAATGATTTCCATGTAGCTGTTACTCATGGTTATCAATCCCCTCTTATTAGGCATAAAGGGTTGTTAAGTGGGAAGCGTTGAGGCACAACCATAGTTATCAGACATGGTTTGAGTTGCGAATTTTGTTAGATCGATCACAAAATGAAgttgttttgttatttatataaataataacattattttttataaaaattaaaaaataaataaatttatctagtccatttttaaatcaattcaaaataaaaacctaatCTAAGTTAGATTTAAGTATATGAACTATCAAATTAATCTAATCGAGCAAGTTTTAATAACACGTACAAATCAAAATCGCTTTAATTGAATCAACAAAATTCAGGAGAGGATCTAATCTCCATCATTAGACATTATAAAGAAGCGCTAGATAATCTTGAGGCTCAATTCATCGATCTTAGGTTTGCTTATGAATTCGAGTGTTTTTTAAGGatattaaagtttaaataatcgttaattttagtatttgtaaaattaattaaaatactacATATTcccacatttgttttttttaaaacagggCTAGACGCAATATTAAATGGGCCGGAAAGATCTTATcatctgaaaataataaataaagattagaGGCTTCAGTTTTTGACAATCAAGACTAGGGCTTTAGGTTTATAGGCCTTTGTAAAGTGTAGTAGCTCTGACCTGAGTAGCTCAACCATGGCAGACAGCAACGAGAATCAGCAAGACAAAGGCAAAGATCAAGAGCAAGAGCAATATGGTGTCCTGCTTTACTACAAATACACAGAAATCCCTGATCTCAACTCCCTCCTCTCCTTCTACAATTCCAACTGCACTTCCCTCTCCCTCCTTGGCCGTGTCCGCCTCTCTCTCCATGGAGTCAATGTCACTGTAACTCAATAACCCATCTTTTTGCAGTTTAAATCTCAAAAGTTTGAATCATTTTGGTTATTAAAATTTTGggtttcctttgttttcttcaatcaTATCACAATCTCATTGaaaagtttgaaactttttgCTGTTTGGGATTTTGGGTTTAGTTATTTGAGTCCAAAAATTGGAAAGTTTGGAACTTTTTGCTTATTAGAATAttgggtttcttttttcttcattggtTTAGGTTGGTGGCAAGTTGTCTTCATTGGAGAAACATATTGAAGCTGTGAAAGCTATTAGTTTATTTGAAGGGACTGATTTCAAGCTTGCTTCTTGTCATTTTCCACTGAATGACAAGGTTGCTCATGAATGTGGCTTCACTTCTCTTTCCATTCGCATTGTCAAGGTATGAATCTTTGTTCTATCAAACTTTGGTTTCTATTAGTATCATTGTTTTGAGCTATTTGGTATAGTAtaggttttgatttgatttgcgTTTGAGTTAGCTTGCTTGGTCTAACATTTTGATGCGTTTTGGTGTGGCTAGGAATTGGTTACTTTTAGCCCTTATCCTCTTGTTAAAGCACCGGATGTTTCAAATGCTGGTAGCCATTTGTCCGCTGTGGAGTTCCATTCTGTTCTTCAAAGTGCTGGTGagttgtgattttctttttgaaattttattacatGCTTTACTTTTTGGTTTGCTTTCGTTTTATAGGCTATGTTTATTCTTCTTTGTAGTATTTTTGTTCTCTAAAtttggttttgttgttttgttatgCAAGGGAATGACTGGTAATGGTTAACTATGTGTTGGGTGATTCTGTTTATGTTTCTCAGGGAAGCTTGTAGATAAAGAAAGTCTAGTTGATGATAAAGGTCTTGTTTTATTAGATGCAAGGAATCTGTATGAGACGAGAATTGGGAAGTTTGACATGCCAAATGTGGACACTTTGGATCCTGGAATCAGACAGTATAGTGATCTGCCATCCTGGATAGATGATAATTCTGAACAATTGCGAGGAAAGAATGTCCTGATGTAAGTGCTTGTTCCAAAATTGACTTTTTATAGGTGTTTACCTGAATTCACTCTGTTTTccatctgatttggaaaatcaTGTTATCATGGTTGAAGGTTGGTGCAGTTATGGCTTCAAACGCTCATTTTTCCACTCTAATCTTAGTATGTTTTGTTCGGGTGCTGTGTAGGTATTGTACTGGAGGAATCAGGTGTGAGATGGCATCGGCCTATATTAGGTCAAAAGGTGCTGGATTTGAGAATGTATTTCAGGTAGCTCTGGATCCAGCAGAAGCTAGTGTTATGCTTACCTTGACCATAAGATCCTGAGGAAGTTAGGTCCTGATTGTTGGTCGCTATGCTGATATATTTTGCAATGCTGGCTTTGTTGCAGTTGTTTGGTGGAATACAGCGTTATTTAGAACAATTTCCAGATGGTGGTTTTTTCAAAggaaagaattttgtttttgatcacAGGTATGATTGCTCAGAGTAGCTACGACCCTattgattttaaagtttttaccTTATCCTTTGGTGATTGCATAACATCATGCTTTTATTGGACTTTCTGGTgttcaataaaagaaaacaagcatAGAAAAAGAAGTGTCATTTTTGCCCAGTAATTTTGTATTGTGGCTGTAGGATTGCTGTTGGGAGCTCAGATACAAATATCTTGGGAACCTGCCTTCCCTGTGGCTTATCCTTTGATGATTACTCTTCACGATGTAGATGCTCATATTGTAGAATGCTATTATTGGTCTGTGATGGCTGCCGGGTAAGTTTTGATGACTAGAGTCCTTCTACCATTGAAAGCTAATATTTCTGACCATTTAAGCATGTCTATCATACTTTAGCTAGCTCCATCTTGTCCAGTGAATAATCTAAGAACCTTAACCAATGCTTCTCAATTTTTATCTaaagcaaaacttaaaataatagcTTTTCAGATTTCCATTTTCCCTTCTAAAAACAATCATTGCCTAATTTGTATGTATTTTGATGAACTGTTTGTTCAGCTTCCATTCCACTTGTAGGTTTCTGTATTTTGTTGGGtcttatttgttaatttttgtggGTGGGCAGAAGGAGGAAGCTGTTTATGTTTGCGAGCTGTGCCAAAAACATAGAAAGGTAATTGAGTCAAATGTTGCTGAAAATGGTGAACAGCAAGATATATTGCCTCAAGTTGAGCTCAAAACCATTTCCTCAGATACTATCCTCTCGCCTCATCTTCATGGGGGACAGGGTAAGGTCTGTCTCCTTATCACTTGGATCCTTTTGGTTCCATGTTTACCAAGATAACATGTAGTGCAATGGTGTATTTATCTTGGGTAATAGTGAACAtctgtcttttttttccctgttacatctttacattttgttttcttccaagaaCTTCTTAGTCTTAATGCAATTGTTCATCCAATAAAACAGGTGCTAGGCCTCCAAGAAAGCTAAGAATCTTGTGCTTGCATGGGTTTCGGCAGAATGCATCTGGTTTTAAAGGAAGAACTGCATCATTAGCCAAGAAACTTAAAAACATTGCTGAGCTTGTCTTTGTTGATGCACCTCATGAGTTGCCTTTCATATTCCAGTCATGTGTCTCGGAACTAGAGTGCAGTGATGAATCATCATTTTCGTCACAACAAATTCTTCCCCCAACAGAAACTTGCAGGGGGAAGTTTGCGTGGTTGATAGCACCTGATTGCAAAGGAAGGAGTGCAACTGATTGGAAAAAGGCAGATAGTCCATTTGATCCCCTCCAGTACCTGCAGCAAACTGAAGGGTTTGATGTATCATTATCGTATTTAAAGACAGTATTCTCTCGGGATGGGCCATTTGATGGGATCCTGGGATTTTCACAAGGAGCAGCGATGGCTGCTTTACTTTGTGCACAAAAAGGGAGGCTAAAAGGTGACATTGATTTCAGATTTGCAATTTTGTGTTCTGGGTTCGCTCTTCCATTTGTGGAGATAGAGAGTGGATCGATTAACTGCCCCTCTCTCCATATATTCGGATGTGTTCCAGGCAAGGACAGGCAGATTGCAAACAAAACAAGCAGAGAACTTGCTTCCTTATTTGAAGATGGTTGCTCAGTTATTATTGAGCATGATTGTGGTCACATCATTCCTACTCGGACTCCATACATTgatgaaatcaaaggcttcctTCAACGCTTTCTGTAATGCGATTAAAAATCCTTTGTTAACCAATATTGTTACTTTAAGATGGCTTCTCAGCTATGTTACCTGATCCGTATTTGCTTATTACTCATTACACCATTTTTCTTCAATCACTTGCTAATACAATTTAATTCCACGATTTATCTTTTTACTACAAATATTTTCGAAGTCCATTGAAGCCCCTCAACTGAGAATTTAAGATTTGTACACCGTACAGACTGAAATACttgataaaaaacaaaggagaacAGTCACTCGTCTGCATCATAGAAGACCAGACAACGAACACGCAAGTTCTTCAGAATGAAAACTGAGAACCAACAAATcctaaatttagattttttggaataaaaactTTCAGCTTGTGTTTGGAATTCTAAAGCATCATGGTTCTTATATCTTTACATCAGCCAAATGAGCAAACAACGAAGCTGATGGTTTGTATATGCATTTCTCAGGAAGAGATTTACAGTCTTATACTTGAAACAAACAAGTATGATAGtgcacacattttttatttaaaaaaaattgtttgggcCAAGCCTAAAAAACCTGCACCTCCATGTTGTTTaggcttaaaaaaaattgtttgggccaagcctaaaaaaaatatttattttgattctaaaGTAAAGTAAGGCCACAATGCTACTCCTACAGTCCTGCTCGTGCTCACCTACTGCACTGCTCACTCTCTGTGTTAacatacttttttatatatatatttattgaattgagtatcaaagaattttttttactccaataaaagacttattttataaaaaacttgtgaaaatcaCCTCATCAACCAATGAGACCAGTGAAGTGCAAGCCCATTCACTCCAAGAATTGGccaattcatcattcaattaaCCAAGTCAAGCTCAATCACTACACTGGCACAAAATCACATTCCATGAAAAACCTAATTTAGTATATTTAGTATGAAGTTTTTATAACCTCGTCAGATGGCCTCAAATTCTATTATTAGCAGAGAAATTAAACCATCCAGGCATTTCATTGTTGTGGGAATTACGTAGATTAATCATCTGCTTCCCGTGTTGGAATGTAGGGTGTGTATTTGTTATATATAGTTGCATGTGGTAGCAAACTAAGCTCATTTATAGAGAAACATTTTCATTTTCCAGCTATAATTATAATACCCTGCTCGATATTTGATCCAGTTTAAAGGTTGGTTTATTAGGTTATTAAATCAACTCGTGGGTCATCAAATCATTTCATGTTAATTCTAAATCAACactgttttgaaaattaaattttttttattagagttaACTTATAGATCGTGAATCAATTATCTAGTCATCTAAATTTTAActgaattaatatttaaaatattcaaaataaaacctaaTCTAGATTGACAAATTATTGAATCGACCAGTCGGTCGGACAGGCCGAGTAGGATGGATGTGTCCATGATAATTCTAGCACCAGCTACGATCGTCCATCGAAGCAAGTGTTGTAATCAATCAGTGTCAGTACTGTTTCTACCCTTTCTGAGTTGCTTAAGAGCTAAGATGTTATTGTAAATATTAACAGTAAAGGATGTTAAGAGTTAGCTGAGAACCACTGAGCATCATTTTGAGGTCGGAGCTTCACGCCCTCACCACCCAAGCAGCACCATCAAAACAACCATCTAGATGCACAAAACTACAAAGGCTCCTGGGGATACTCCAAGCATGCAACTATTTGGGTTGGTAGCTCGTCTATTTCTGCACATGGAAAGAAGCTTCAGACTTGtgttttctctcctttctttcaGTAACGCAAGCAACCGATCGTGAACATGAAGTGTTTTGACTTTTGGGCGTAGTCCGTGTTAAAGTAATtttgatcaaacataaaaggaggctagaattctcaataagatgtttattatgaatgcttgagttaacctaaatacaaagaaattatatataggttaaactgaaaatactattctacccttaataaataaaactagataaatattacttaacatctcccctcaaactcacgatgcgacatctacaagcatcgagagtttgccaactagaaaacaaaaacgagatatggaatgcgtcttggtaaagaaatctgcaatctgcaaggaagaatgaacgaaaggcaaagtaatggtgtcatgcttgagatgatgacgagtaagatgacaatcgatctcaatgtgcttagttcgctcataaaaaccgagttgtgagcaatctgaatagaactctggttgtcacaattcataggagtaggatgagaaaagaaaactctcatatcagcaagtaaccaacgtaaccaaacaatctctttggtagtagatgccatgacaGAAGTTGAAGGAAAGttgaaataccagattttgcagaagcggaagacaaaatatcactccaaaattttttatttttcttgcagaaacttaactcaaataccaaattgcataaactgaagagaagacgaaataccaaaacaattgcagagacagaacagaaataccaaattgcagaagctgataccaaattacagaaactgaagagaagacgaaataccaaaacaattgcagagacagatagaaataccaaattgcagaaactgattccaaattgcagaaactgaagagaagacgaaataccaaaacaattgcagagacagatagaaataccaaattgcagaaactgaagagaagacgaaataccaaaacaattgcagagacagatagaaataccaaattgcagaaactgaagagaagacgaaataccaaaacaattgcagagacagatagaaataccaaattgcagaagctgattccaaattgcagaaattgaagagaagacgaaataccaaaacaattgcagagacagaacataaataccaaattgcagaagctgataccaaattgcagagactgatgagaagacgaaataccaaaacaattgcagaggcagaacagaaataccaaattgcagaagctgaaaaatctaaaataaagtttcagatattaattcttcagccgcaagcacaaaacttgattttcatcctccatcttttaataggtcaaacaactcatgtctgatgttttgaaaaatgaatctgaAGTTAAGCTTCATAGGAATGCATTGAGCGTGCTGGAATATCCTACAGGGAATGAAgtggatgatgataacaattttAATACGAGCAGTGGCTCtgacattggtgaacatgatttctacaagggcagcgagttccataaaattaacaagccaATGATTCGATCaactaggctctgataccatgttaaagtaattttgatcaaacataaaaggaggctagaattctcaataagatgtttattatgaatgcttgagtt is drawn from Populus nigra chromosome 5, ddPopNigr1.1, whole genome shotgun sequence and contains these coding sequences:
- the LOC133693605 gene encoding rhodanese-like domain-containing protein 6; amino-acid sequence: MADSNENQQDKGKDQEQEQYGVLLYYKYTEIPDLNSLLSFYNSNCTSLSLLGRVRLSLHGVNVTVGGKLSSLEKHIEAVKAISLFEGTDFKLASCHFPLNDKVAHECGFTSLSIRIVKELVTFSPYPLVKAPDVSNAGSHLSAVEFHSVLQSAGKLVDKESLVDDKGLVLLDARNLYETRIGKFDMPNVDTLDPGIRQYSDLPSWIDDNSEQLRGKNVLMYCTGGIRCEMASAYIRSKGAGFENVFQLFGGIQRYLEQFPDGGFFKGKNFVFDHRIAVGSSDTNILGTCLPCGLSFDDYSSRCRCSYCRMLLLVCDGCRKEEAVYVCELCQKHRKVIESNVAENGEQQDILPQVELKTISSDTILSPHLHGGQGARPPRKLRILCLHGFRQNASGFKGRTASLAKKLKNIAELVFVDAPHELPFIFQSCVSELECSDESSFSSQQILPPTETCRGKFAWLIAPDCKGRSATDWKKADSPFDPLQYLQQTEGFDVSLSYLKTVFSRDGPFDGILGFSQGAAMAALLCAQKGRLKGDIDFRFAILCSGFALPFVEIESGSINCPSLHIFGCVPGKDRQIANKTSRELASLFEDGCSVIIEHDCGHIIPTRTPYIDEIKGFLQRFL